One region of Dehalococcoidia bacterium genomic DNA includes:
- a CDS encoding DUF58 domain-containing protein, with product MLELLREGWDLLFRRHLSLTAITIIFFVCVVSALSTGFWLPTRLAYLILLGVPIAYYWHKMNGRNLEVSTERPVDRLQEGQEFIERITVKNKGWFTKLWLEVEDSSTIPGHNATRVITLGPRESKTWRTSTVCRRRGLFSVGPVRVTTGDPFGFFRSTQTYGRPQSVLVYPRATELPNFYVPPAHLPGEGRFRKRTHYVTPNASGIRPYEPGDSFNRIHWPTVARTNQLMVKLFELDPASDIWVILDLDKSVHIGQGDDSTEEHAVRVAASIARYFLLANRSIGFISYGKRLFVEEAERGAQHYTRILEALALATAEGDVDIGTLVTEESKRFGRHTTVVVITPSTEEDWVGSLQFLAQRGVKVAAVILDAATFGSSKNSLMVFGALAAGDIYTYVVRKSEDLDASLAFGSGTTSETIAGRLER from the coding sequence GTGCTGGAGCTCCTGCGAGAAGGCTGGGACCTTCTCTTCCGCCGTCACCTCTCACTGACGGCGATCACGATCATATTCTTCGTCTGCGTCGTTTCGGCCCTCTCGACCGGCTTCTGGCTCCCGACACGCCTCGCCTACCTGATCCTCCTCGGCGTGCCGATCGCTTACTACTGGCACAAGATGAACGGCCGCAACCTCGAGGTGTCGACGGAGCGGCCCGTCGACCGCCTGCAGGAGGGCCAGGAGTTCATCGAGCGCATCACGGTAAAGAACAAGGGTTGGTTCACGAAGCTGTGGCTGGAGGTCGAGGACTCCTCGACCATCCCGGGACACAACGCGACCAGGGTGATAACGCTGGGGCCGCGAGAGTCGAAGACCTGGCGGACGTCGACAGTCTGCAGGCGGCGGGGCCTGTTCAGCGTCGGGCCCGTGAGGGTCACCACTGGTGATCCCTTCGGCTTCTTCCGTTCGACACAGACCTACGGCCGGCCGCAGAGCGTGCTGGTTTACCCGCGCGCGACGGAGCTGCCTAACTTTTACGTCCCGCCCGCCCACCTTCCCGGCGAGGGCCGCTTCAGAAAGCGGACTCACTATGTCACGCCGAACGCCTCCGGCATCCGTCCCTATGAGCCAGGGGACAGCTTCAACCGCATTCACTGGCCTACCGTGGCGCGCACGAACCAGCTCATGGTCAAGCTCTTCGAGCTCGACCCGGCGAGCGACATCTGGGTCATCCTCGACCTCGACAAGTCCGTGCACATCGGACAGGGCGATGACAGCACGGAGGAGCACGCCGTCCGCGTTGCGGCCTCTATCGCGCGCTACTTCCTGCTCGCCAACCGCTCCATCGGCTTCATCAGCTACGGCAAACGCTTGTTCGTCGAGGAGGCGGAGCGCGGGGCGCAGCACTACACGCGCATCCTCGAGGCGCTTGCGCTGGCGACGGCCGAGGGCGATGTCGACATAGGGACGCTGGTTACGGAGGAGTCCAAGCGCTTCGGGCGTCACACGACCGTCGTGGTCATCACTCCTTCGACCGAAGAGGACTGGGTCGGCAGCCTGCAGTTCCTTGCCCAGCGGGGCGTCAAGGTGGCCGCGGTGATCCTCGACGCCGCGACTTTCGGCAGCAGCAAGAACTCGCTGATGGTGTTCGGCGCCCTGGCAGCGGGCGACATCTATACCTACGTGGTCCGCAAGTCCGAGGACCTGGACGCGTCCCTGGCCTTCGGTTCCGGGACCACTTCCGAAACGATCGCGGGGCGGCTGGAGAGATGA
- a CDS encoding MoxR family ATPase has translation MEDPKLVAERIITNVEKAIIGKSSEVRLAVICLMCQGHLLIEDVPGVGKTTLARSLAKSTGCSFKRIQFTPDILPSDVTGVSVYSQKSGDFEFRPGPIMAQIVLTDEINRATPKTQSALLEAMEERQITVDGVTRMLPQPFMVMATQNPIEYEGTFPLPEAQLDRFLMRIHLGYPSNTDEVLMMDSQQVVHPLEQLQQVTDPNEIVGLQRAVKEVYVDPLIKQYIVALVDSTRQHENVYLGASPRGSLALYRTAQARALLDGRDFVIPDDVKELAYATLGHRVIISPSARVKSVSASDIILSSLERVPVPGTRARGGQVR, from the coding sequence GTGGAAGACCCAAAACTAGTCGCTGAGCGCATCATCACCAACGTCGAGAAGGCCATCATCGGCAAGAGCTCAGAAGTGCGCCTTGCCGTTATTTGTCTAATGTGCCAGGGCCACCTCCTCATCGAGGACGTGCCCGGCGTCGGCAAGACAACCCTGGCCCGCAGTCTGGCGAAGTCCACGGGCTGCAGCTTCAAGCGGATCCAGTTCACGCCAGACATCCTGCCCAGCGACGTCACGGGTGTATCCGTCTACAGCCAGAAGTCGGGCGACTTCGAGTTCCGGCCGGGGCCGATCATGGCCCAGATAGTCCTCACCGACGAGATCAACCGCGCGACCCCTAAAACACAGTCAGCGCTGCTGGAGGCAATGGAGGAGCGCCAGATCACTGTCGATGGCGTCACTCGAATGCTGCCGCAGCCCTTCATGGTCATGGCCACTCAGAACCCGATCGAGTACGAGGGCACCTTCCCTCTGCCAGAGGCCCAGCTCGACCGCTTCCTCATGCGCATTCACCTGGGTTATCCATCGAACACAGACGAGGTGCTGATGATGGACAGCCAGCAGGTGGTGCACCCGCTGGAGCAGCTGCAGCAGGTCACGGACCCGAACGAGATCGTCGGCCTCCAGCGCGCCGTCAAGGAGGTCTACGTCGACCCGCTGATCAAGCAATACATCGTCGCCCTGGTGGACAGCACCAGGCAGCACGAAAATGTCTACCTCGGCGCTTCGCCCCGAGGCTCGTTGGCCCTCTACCGCACGGCCCAAGCGCGGGCGCTCCTGGACGGGCGCGACTTCGTAATACCGGACGACGTAAAGGAGCTTGCCTACGCCACGCTCGGCCACCGCGTGATCATCAGTCCTTCGGCGCGGGTGAAGAGCGTGAGCGCATCCGACATCATCCTGAGCAGCCTCGAGCGCGTCCCCGTCCCCGGGACCCGCGCCCGCGGCGGCCAGGTCCGCTAA
- a CDS encoding glycosyltransferase, which produces MDVTCVICTFRRPEPLADALRSAVAQTLTPSLFEVLVVDNASDPATEAAVHELSASNLRYVREPNLGLSNARNRGLREARGRLVAFMDDDAVAEPAWLEALLASFATGPQPMAVGGPVRGLWEAERPRWLRGHLLTFLSLLDYGALPKECSLPEEPLFGCNFAVGRDVALELGGFRAILGRSGGRLLSAEEIDFQVRLLRAGGHVLYEPAAVVGHRVPAERMTRRWFLRRVYAQGISDALVTRTSGGSGVSGELRPPLRYRLKRAMRSPSLTLVALGAAYAVGFARGAAASLGRVPDPGAP; this is translated from the coding sequence TTGGACGTCACCTGCGTCATCTGCACCTTTCGTAGACCAGAGCCCCTCGCCGATGCGCTCCGGAGCGCCGTCGCGCAGACACTGACGCCTTCGCTCTTCGAGGTCCTGGTCGTCGATAACGCGAGCGACCCCGCAACCGAGGCGGCGGTCCACGAGCTGAGCGCGAGCAACCTGCGTTACGTGCGCGAGCCCAATCTCGGCCTCTCGAACGCCCGCAACCGGGGCCTGAGAGAAGCTCGCGGTCGCCTCGTTGCCTTCATGGACGACGACGCCGTCGCGGAACCAGCCTGGCTCGAAGCGCTACTGGCTTCTTTTGCTACAGGCCCCCAGCCCATGGCAGTCGGAGGTCCCGTGCGCGGTCTCTGGGAGGCGGAGCGGCCGCGCTGGCTCCGTGGCCACCTCCTGACTTTTCTTAGCCTGCTCGACTACGGCGCCTTGCCGAAGGAATGCTCGCTGCCGGAGGAACCGCTCTTCGGCTGCAACTTCGCCGTCGGTCGAGACGTAGCACTGGAGTTGGGTGGGTTTCGCGCGATCCTCGGGCGCTCCGGCGGGCGGCTGCTCAGCGCCGAGGAGATCGACTTTCAGGTACGACTGCTCCGCGCCGGCGGCCATGTCCTCTATGAGCCCGCCGCGGTGGTCGGCCATCGGGTCCCGGCAGAGCGCATGACCCGGCGCTGGTTCCTGCGCCGCGTGTATGCTCAGGGAATTTCAGACGCCCTCGTCACTCGCACTTCCGGCGGGTCAGGGGTGTCCGGGGAGCTCCGGCCGCCGCTTCGCTACCGGCTGAAGCGCGCGATGCGCTCGCCGTCCCTAACATTGGTTGCCCTCGGCGCCGCTTACGCCGTTGGTTTCGCCCGGGGGGCAGCTGCGTCCCTCGGGCGCGTCCCAGACCCCGGCGCACCTTGA
- the fmt gene encoding methionyl-tRNA formyltransferase gives MRVVFMGSPEFALPTLRRLLESQHEVVAVVTQPDRPAGRGHRATAPPVKVLAQERGVPVLQPANVSSPLSVERLRALEPDAIIVAAYGQILRERVLELPRRGCLNVHASLLPRHRGASPVVAAILAGDEITGVSIMEMVRALDAGPVVATAEEPISPHDTAGTLEARLAEKGAALLLDTLDPWAQGLLRARPQDDSQATYAPMVRRGDALIDWSRPAVEIWRAVRAYNPWPVAFTRLGDEELRILEAWPLEGGDDQPPGTVLPPVAVPAESGASGVAPVVQTGEGRLALLSVQRAGKRATSGAEFARGHRGFIGAVLGGHRSA, from the coding sequence ATGCGCGTGGTCTTCATGGGGTCGCCCGAGTTCGCGTTGCCGACACTGCGGCGGCTCCTCGAGTCGCAGCACGAGGTCGTTGCCGTGGTAACCCAGCCTGACAGGCCGGCGGGCAGGGGACACCGGGCCACGGCGCCGCCGGTCAAGGTGCTGGCTCAAGAGCGGGGCGTGCCAGTACTGCAGCCTGCCAACGTCAGCTCGCCGCTCTCCGTGGAGCGCCTGCGGGCGCTGGAGCCGGATGCGATCATCGTGGCAGCCTACGGCCAGATACTCCGGGAGCGGGTGCTGGAACTGCCGCGGCGCGGCTGCCTGAACGTGCACGCATCGCTCCTGCCACGCCACCGCGGCGCCTCCCCTGTCGTCGCGGCCATCCTGGCGGGCGACGAGATCACCGGCGTCTCCATCATGGAGATGGTGCGCGCTCTGGACGCGGGGCCGGTTGTCGCGACGGCAGAGGAGCCGATTTCACCTCACGACACGGCCGGCACCCTGGAAGCGCGCCTGGCGGAAAAAGGCGCCGCTCTCCTCCTCGATACACTCGATCCCTGGGCACAGGGATTGCTCCGCGCGCGTCCGCAGGACGACAGCCAGGCGACCTACGCCCCGATGGTGCGACGGGGCGACGCGCTTATCGACTGGTCCCGGCCCGCGGTTGAGATCTGGCGCGCCGTCCGGGCTTACAACCCCTGGCCGGTCGCCTTCACGCGCCTGGGCGATGAGGAGCTACGAATCCTCGAAGCCTGGCCACTGGAAGGCGGCGACGACCAGCCGCCGGGGACGGTCCTGCCGCCAGTGGCCGTGCCCGCCGAGTCCGGAGCGTCAGGCGTCGCCCCCGTAGTGCAGACCGGCGAGGGCCGATTGGCGCTGCTCAGCGTCCAACGCGCGGGCAAGCGCGCCACCAGCGGCGCCGAGTTCGCGCGCGGGCACAGAGGCTTCATCGGTGCCGTCCTCGGAGGCCACCGGTCAGCCTGA
- a CDS encoding SAM-dependent chlorinase/fluorinase produces MSAPLVTLTTDFGLQDSYAGQMKGALLAVSPEARIVDLTHEIAPQGISEAAFVLETAWRFFPPGTIHVVVVDPGVGSGRRRLIIEAEGHFFVGPDNGCLSAALPDTARGLRPPEAGYEARPLRLPRSVRAFAFAREDLLPRRPSATFEGRDVFAPVAGLLAGGTKAAELGRRVTELLALPAFRGPPVPEGLDGMVMRCDRFGNLITDIRGGDLRPGARVLVAAEELEVARTYSEAPGLTALVGSSGYLEVALPNGNAAAALAAGPGTPVLVKQ; encoded by the coding sequence ATGAGCGCGCCCCTGGTCACCCTCACGACTGACTTCGGCCTGCAGGACTCCTATGCCGGCCAGATGAAGGGCGCGCTCCTCGCTGTTTCCCCGGAAGCGCGCATCGTCGACCTCACGCACGAGATCGCGCCGCAGGGGATCAGCGAGGCCGCCTTCGTGCTCGAGACCGCCTGGCGCTTTTTCCCGCCCGGCACGATCCACGTAGTCGTCGTCGACCCCGGGGTAGGCTCCGGCCGCCGGCGACTCATCATTGAGGCAGAAGGCCACTTTTTCGTGGGCCCAGACAACGGCTGCCTGTCGGCCGCTCTGCCAGACACGGCACGCGGTCTGCGGCCACCCGAGGCCGGCTATGAGGCGAGGCCGCTCAGGTTGCCACGAAGCGTGCGGGCCTTCGCGTTTGCGCGCGAGGACCTCCTGCCTCGGCGGCCGAGCGCGACCTTCGAAGGACGCGACGTCTTCGCGCCCGTGGCCGGGCTGCTTGCGGGCGGCACGAAAGCCGCCGAGCTGGGACGCCGCGTGACCGAGTTGCTGGCCCTGCCGGCGTTCCGCGGGCCGCCTGTGCCCGAAGGCCTCGACGGGATGGTGATGCGTTGCGACAGGTTCGGAAACCTGATCACGGACATCCGAGGCGGCGACCTGCGACCCGGCGCTCGTGTGCTCGTTGCCGCGGAGGAACTGGAGGTGGCCCGGACCTACTCGGAGGCGCCCGGCCTTACCGCGCTCGTCGGCAGCTCGGGCTACCTGGAGGTCGCACTGCCGAACGGCAACGCCGCGGCTGCGCTTGCGGCGGGCCCCGGCACGCCGGTGCTGGTCAAGCAGTAA
- a CDS encoding peptide ABC transporter substrate-binding protein, translated as MRGRRPPRAKRWLFLILLAAGIGATTALWSYAGGGSDGNQPAFGGQYIEGVTGAPARINPLFAGQNDADQSLAALVFSGLTRLDSEGRPFPDLAQSWEPSADGRSYTFRLRQGVVWHDGDAFDADDVVFTYGLLKSPSLPSPPPLARVLAEASVTKVDALTVRIDLPQPYAPLPAYLSTGILPRHLLEAQAASLYDSPFNQRPIGTGPYRIEQLSPDRAVLVANAAYHFGQPYLQRLELRFFRDDGALMGALRRREIDGAFFHGGVGAGDYAYLAGRKDLRLSFLGSGEVTFVYFNLRNPLFQDRRVRQALLYAVERDALVAEYLPEQAQRADSPLANGTWAATNSMSRYGSDASLADLLLNEAGWRLSGGIRISGARRLSFTLATNNDPVRVAIAQALAEKWKAIGVDVKVEAGGTTALVRDLLEPRAYEAALFAYQAEADPDPYAAWHSSQTTSSGRNISMLSDARFDRLLEDARRESSPERRAQLYREFQELFAQEVPAIPLLSSTALYVQKTAVKGARPGYLDNPGARFWQVQDWYLKTR; from the coding sequence ATGCGCGGCAGACGCCCTCCACGGGCGAAGCGCTGGCTCTTCCTCATCCTTCTCGCTGCCGGCATCGGTGCGACAACCGCGCTCTGGAGCTACGCCGGCGGCGGCTCCGACGGTAACCAGCCGGCGTTTGGCGGCCAGTACATCGAGGGCGTCACCGGCGCGCCGGCGCGGATCAACCCGCTCTTCGCTGGCCAGAACGATGCCGACCAATCGCTCGCCGCTCTGGTCTTTTCCGGCCTCACGCGGCTCGATAGCGAAGGCCGCCCTTTCCCGGACCTGGCCCAGAGTTGGGAACCCAGCGCGGACGGCCGCTCTTACACCTTCCGCCTCCGCCAGGGAGTCGTGTGGCATGACGGCGACGCCTTCGACGCGGACGACGTCGTCTTCACCTACGGGCTTCTGAAGTCGCCGTCGTTGCCGTCTCCGCCGCCCCTCGCCCGGGTGCTGGCGGAGGCTTCCGTCACGAAGGTGGACGCACTCACGGTGCGAATCGATCTGCCGCAGCCATACGCGCCGCTTCCGGCCTACCTGAGCACGGGCATACTCCCCAGGCACCTGTTGGAGGCTCAAGCCGCGAGCCTGTACGACTCACCGTTCAACCAGCGTCCCATCGGGACGGGGCCGTACCGCATCGAGCAACTGTCGCCGGACAGGGCGGTGCTCGTGGCCAACGCCGCCTACCACTTCGGCCAACCCTACCTCCAGCGGCTGGAGCTGCGCTTCTTCCGCGACGATGGCGCGCTCATGGGCGCTCTGCGCCGGAGGGAAATCGATGGCGCGTTCTTTCACGGCGGCGTGGGCGCCGGTGATTACGCCTATCTCGCCGGCAGGAAGGACCTGCGTCTGTCCTTCCTCGGCTCCGGCGAGGTGACCTTCGTTTACTTCAACCTGCGCAACCCCCTCTTCCAGGACCGGCGTGTGCGACAGGCGCTCCTGTACGCGGTCGAACGGGACGCCCTTGTGGCCGAGTACCTGCCCGAGCAGGCGCAGCGCGCCGATTCACCTCTTGCGAACGGCACCTGGGCGGCGACCAACTCCATGAGCCGCTACGGGTCCGACGCCAGCCTTGCCGATTTGCTCCTGAACGAGGCCGGGTGGCGGCTCTCCGGCGGGATCAGGATCAGCGGCGCCAGGCGTCTCTCATTCACGCTGGCAACTAATAACGACCCGGTGCGCGTCGCCATTGCCCAGGCGCTCGCGGAGAAGTGGAAAGCCATCGGTGTCGACGTGAAGGTGGAAGCCGGGGGGACGACGGCGCTGGTGCGCGACCTGCTGGAGCCGCGAGCGTACGAGGCCGCGCTCTTCGCCTACCAGGCCGAAGCCGACCCCGACCCGTACGCGGCCTGGCACAGCAGCCAGACGACCTCGAGCGGCCGCAACATCAGCATGCTGTCCGATGCCCGCTTCGACAGGCTGCTGGAGGACGCGCGCCGCGAGTCCAGCCCCGAAAGACGCGCGCAACTCTACCGGGAGTTTCAGGAACTCTTCGCGCAGGAAGTACCGGCGATCCCCTTGCTCTCGTCTACCGCTCTGTACGTGCAGAAGACCGCCGTGAAAGGCGCGCGGCCCGGATATCTGGACAATCCCGGCGCGCGCTTCTGGCAGGTGCAGGACTGGTACCTGAAGACGCGATGA
- the secG gene encoding preprotein translocase subunit SecG has translation MSFENALNVGQILVSLVLIFVILLQAKGSGFGAGLGGTTSAFRTRRGLEKTLFQATIVLTALFLAMSALSVAET, from the coding sequence ATGTCTTTCGAAAATGCCCTGAACGTTGGCCAGATCCTGGTATCGCTTGTCCTGATCTTCGTGATCCTCCTCCAGGCTAAGGGCTCCGGCTTTGGCGCCGGCCTCGGCGGGACGACTTCAGCTTTCCGGACGCGCCGCGGCCTGGAGAAGACGCTCTTCCAGGCGACTATCGTCCTGACGGCGTTGTTCCTCGCGATGTCCGCGCTGAGCGTCGCCGAGACCTAA
- a CDS encoding gluconeogenesis factor YvcK family protein, whose protein sequence is MRSIRNGSFIKWFYFGMHIKRWLLLVLIGVSLMGLGFGYILREVYLNYTFPEWVYYVTLQFLPRFVRAALFISAAAALIVIGVWKLNTSLLAAFVNPRRDDSIVEAIYRYRYQSRGPKIVAIGGGTGLPVLLRGLKEHTSNLTAIVTMGDDGGSSGRLRRELGILPPGDVRNCIAALAEAEPLMTKLFQYRFNEGSGLEGHSFGNLFVVAMSAITGNFEEAVRETSRVLAVRGQILPSTLTNVTLHARTEDHETISGEHNITERGTRIREVFLQPANVQANPEAIRAILEADMVVCGPGSLLTSVLPNLLVDGIRQALAITQAMKVYVCNVATQHGETDDFSVSDHFDTLCRHVGEGLFDYILANDNVRGPLPEAWHSIPVPVDKLVVDGARVITADVVSEKNRYHHDSDKLAAALMRLYMGRGLPAVSNGASNGHREEAEELAATGPSS, encoded by the coding sequence ATGCGCTCGATACGCAACGGCAGCTTCATCAAGTGGTTCTACTTCGGCATGCACATCAAGCGATGGCTCCTGCTGGTGCTCATCGGCGTGTCGCTCATGGGCCTTGGTTTCGGCTACATCCTGCGAGAGGTCTACCTCAACTACACCTTCCCGGAGTGGGTCTACTACGTCACCCTGCAGTTCCTGCCCCGCTTCGTGCGCGCGGCGCTTTTCATCAGCGCTGCCGCTGCGCTGATCGTCATCGGCGTCTGGAAGCTGAACACCTCGCTCCTTGCCGCCTTCGTCAACCCGCGCCGGGACGACAGTATCGTCGAGGCCATCTACCGCTATCGCTACCAGTCCCGAGGTCCGAAGATCGTTGCCATAGGCGGCGGTACCGGACTCCCGGTCCTGCTGAGGGGGCTCAAGGAGCACACCTCCAATCTCACCGCCATCGTCACCATGGGCGATGATGGCGGTTCTTCCGGCCGGCTCCGCCGCGAGCTCGGCATCCTGCCCCCCGGTGACGTGCGCAACTGCATAGCCGCGCTTGCGGAGGCGGAGCCCCTGATGACGAAGCTGTTCCAGTACCGCTTCAATGAGGGCTCCGGCCTGGAGGGACACAGTTTCGGCAACCTGTTCGTCGTCGCCATGTCCGCGATCACCGGCAACTTCGAGGAGGCCGTGCGCGAGACCAGCCGCGTCCTCGCCGTGCGTGGCCAGATACTGCCCTCGACCCTAACGAACGTCACCTTGCACGCCCGGACCGAGGACCACGAGACGATCAGCGGCGAGCACAACATCACCGAGCGCGGCACGCGAATACGCGAGGTCTTCCTGCAGCCCGCCAACGTGCAGGCGAACCCGGAAGCGATCAGGGCGATCCTCGAAGCGGACATGGTGGTCTGCGGCCCCGGCAGCCTCTTGACCAGCGTCTTGCCGAACCTCCTCGTCGACGGCATCCGGCAGGCGCTGGCAATCACGCAGGCAATGAAGGTTTACGTCTGCAATGTCGCCACGCAGCACGGCGAGACGGACGACTTCTCGGTAAGCGACCACTTCGACACCCTCTGCCGCCACGTAGGCGAGGGCCTGTTCGACTACATCCTCGCGAACGACAACGTGCGCGGGCCTCTGCCGGAGGCGTGGCACTCGATCCCGGTGCCCGTCGACAAGCTCGTCGTGGACGGCGCGAGGGTGATCACGGCCGACGTCGTCTCGGAAAAGAACCGCTACCACCACGATTCTGACAAGCTGGCCGCGGCGCTGATGCGCCTCTACATGGGGCGCGGCCTGCCAGCGGTGAGCAACGGTGCGTCCAACGGCCACCGCGAGGAGGCCGAGGAGTTGGCCGCCACTGGCCCCTCGAGCTAG
- the gatB gene encoding Asp-tRNA(Asn)/Glu-tRNA(Gln) amidotransferase subunit GatB, with protein sequence MAPAAATTDEDFEVVIGLEVHAQLTTASKMFCRCSTDYSGAAPNTHVCPVCMGMPGVLPVINKRAVEYTLMTGLALNCQIPERAKFDRKNYPYPDLMKGYQISQYDMPLCRNGWVDIEVDGVKRRIRVNRVHLEEDTARLLHRADSSGEEYSLVDINRAGMPLMEIVTEPDARSPAEAVAYLQKLRQILRYLGVSDANMEEGNFRCEPNLSLRPRGSNAFGQKVELKNLNSFRAALRAMEFEVQRQAAVLRSGGRVVQETRGWREDTQETASQRSKEEAHDYRYFPEPDLPPLAITREYVEELRRRLPELPESRRERFLSEYGLSPYEAELLTESRSRADFYEAAVKAAGGGKRAKLVSNWFLSDFARHLNAAGIEASESKVRPEQLASLVVMVDEGKLNGAAAKHVLEEMFAGGRDPEEIVRERGLSVMEDEGAILEAVRKVIAENAKVVGDYKAGKPGAINALVGPVMRETRGRANARRVQELLEAELKG encoded by the coding sequence ATGGCACCCGCCGCAGCGACAACAGATGAGGACTTCGAAGTCGTCATCGGCCTCGAAGTCCACGCCCAACTAACGACAGCATCGAAGATGTTCTGCCGGTGTAGCACCGACTACAGCGGCGCTGCGCCCAACACCCACGTCTGTCCGGTGTGCATGGGTATGCCGGGCGTGCTCCCGGTAATCAATAAGCGCGCTGTCGAATACACGCTCATGACGGGCCTGGCGCTGAACTGCCAGATACCGGAGCGCGCCAAGTTCGACCGCAAGAACTACCCGTACCCGGACCTGATGAAGGGGTACCAGATCTCCCAGTACGACATGCCTCTCTGCCGCAACGGCTGGGTCGACATCGAGGTCGACGGCGTGAAGCGCCGCATCCGGGTGAACCGCGTGCACCTCGAGGAGGACACCGCGCGGCTGCTACACCGCGCCGACAGCAGCGGCGAGGAATACTCCCTGGTGGACATCAACCGCGCCGGCATGCCCCTCATGGAGATCGTGACGGAGCCGGACGCCAGGTCGCCGGCAGAGGCCGTGGCCTACCTGCAGAAGCTGCGCCAGATCCTGCGCTACCTGGGCGTGAGCGACGCCAACATGGAGGAAGGCAACTTCCGCTGTGAGCCTAACCTGAGCCTGCGCCCGCGGGGCAGCAATGCCTTCGGCCAGAAGGTGGAACTGAAGAACCTGAACAGCTTCCGCGCCGCCCTGCGCGCCATGGAGTTCGAGGTCCAGCGGCAAGCCGCAGTCCTGCGCTCCGGCGGTCGCGTGGTCCAGGAGACTCGCGGCTGGCGGGAGGACACTCAGGAGACGGCGAGCCAGCGCTCCAAGGAAGAGGCGCACGACTACCGCTACTTCCCGGAGCCGGACCTGCCACCCCTGGCGATCACGCGCGAGTACGTCGAAGAATTACGCCGCAGGCTTCCGGAGCTGCCCGAGAGCCGGCGCGAGCGTTTCCTGTCCGAGTACGGGCTTTCGCCGTACGAGGCTGAACTGCTGACCGAAAGCCGCTCCCGGGCCGACTTCTATGAGGCCGCCGTAAAGGCGGCGGGGGGCGGGAAGCGGGCGAAGCTGGTCAGCAACTGGTTCCTGTCCGACTTCGCCAGGCACCTGAATGCCGCCGGCATCGAGGCCTCGGAGTCGAAGGTGCGGCCGGAACAGCTCGCCTCCTTGGTGGTAATGGTGGACGAAGGTAAGCTGAACGGCGCCGCGGCGAAGCACGTGCTGGAAGAGATGTTCGCCGGGGGCCGCGACCCCGAGGAGATTGTGCGGGAGCGCGGCCTGAGTGTAATGGAAGATGAAGGCGCAATCCTGGAGGCAGTGCGCAAGGTTATCGCGGAGAACGCCAAGGTGGTAGGGGACTACAAGGCGGGGAAGCCGGGCGCGATTAACGCGCTCGTCGGCCCCGTGATGAGGGAAACGCGCGGGCGCGCCAACGCCAGGCGCGTGCAGGAGCTCCTGGAGGCCGAACTCAAGGGATAG
- a CDS encoding metalloregulator ArsR/SmtB family transcription factor, with translation MSHRAFKNRLYAEFARLGSCLASDKRLELLDLLAQAPRHVEALAAETEMSVANVSQHLQALRQAKLVTAEKAGNRVVYRLAGDDVLDLWLTLRAAAERRLPEVRQLASDFGLASPGLGREALQQAIGSDNILVIDVRPAVEFASGHIPGALPVPIEELPARLDSLPKDRRIVAYCRGAYCLFADEAVALLREKGFDAVRVEGGWAEWRAEGRPQEG, from the coding sequence GTGAGCCACCGCGCCTTCAAGAACCGCCTTTACGCAGAGTTCGCCCGCCTCGGGTCCTGCCTGGCCTCGGACAAGCGGCTCGAACTCCTTGACCTGCTCGCGCAGGCGCCGAGGCACGTCGAAGCGCTGGCGGCCGAGACCGAAATGTCCGTGGCCAACGTCTCTCAGCACCTGCAGGCCCTGCGGCAGGCGAAGCTGGTCACTGCGGAGAAGGCGGGGAACCGCGTCGTCTACCGTCTTGCCGGCGACGACGTCCTCGATCTCTGGCTCACGCTCCGCGCGGCTGCCGAGAGGCGCCTGCCGGAAGTCCGACAGCTCGCAAGCGACTTCGGGCTCGCTTCCCCGGGACTTGGGCGCGAAGCCCTGCAGCAGGCCATCGGGTCGGACAACATCCTTGTCATCGACGTGCGGCCCGCGGTCGAGTTCGCGAGCGGGCACATCCCGGGGGCGTTGCCCGTGCCTATCGAGGAGTTGCCCGCCAGGCTGGACTCCCTCCCAAAGGACAGGCGCATCGTTGCCTACTGCCGCGGCGCATACTGCCTGTTCGCCGACGAGGCCGTCGCCCTCCTGCGCGAGAAGGGATTCGATGCGGTGCGCGTTGAAGGCGGATGGGCGGAGTGGCGCGCGGAAGGCCGGCCGCAAGAGGGGTGA